A single region of the Actinoplanes sp. SE50/110 genome encodes:
- the zwf gene encoding glucose-6-phosphate dehydrogenase — MGNPLRTAQDRRLPRIPEPCALVIFGVTGDLSRKKLIPAVYDLANRGLLPPGFVVVGFARADWGDGDFESLAYAAAKKGARTPWREDVWQRLSSQFQFVPGSFDDDADFDKLSETLDQLRERNGIQGNTAFYFSIPPAAFPLVLNQLNRTGLADSAKLGGWRRVVVEKPFGNDLQTAVALNALVDDVFNPADVYRIDHYLGKETVQNILALRFANSLFEPVWNSKYVDSVQITMAEDVGIGTRAAFYDASGAARDVLQNHLLQLLALVGMEEPTSFDPQEVRAEKLKVLKAISLPADIASGSVRGQYLPGWVAGERAVGYLEEKNIPADSTTETYVAVRLGIQNRRWAGVPFYVRVGKRMPRRVTEIAILFKKAPHLPFDPADVEMLGNNQLVIRVQPDEGVVLKFGSKVPGTAMEVRDIAMDFQYGEAFTESSPEAYERLVLDVLIGDRTLFPDAAEVEQSWRVIDPLEAAWAGTTPEPYRAGEWGPRASDELLEREGRAWRRA; from the coding sequence GTGGGTAATCCGCTGCGCACCGCACAGGACCGACGCCTTCCGCGGATTCCGGAGCCCTGCGCTCTGGTGATCTTCGGGGTCACCGGTGACCTGTCCCGTAAGAAGCTCATCCCGGCCGTGTACGACCTGGCCAACCGAGGCCTGTTGCCCCCCGGCTTCGTGGTGGTGGGCTTCGCCCGGGCCGACTGGGGTGACGGTGACTTCGAGTCGCTGGCCTACGCCGCCGCCAAGAAGGGCGCTCGCACGCCCTGGCGGGAGGACGTCTGGCAGCGGCTGTCGAGCCAGTTCCAGTTCGTGCCCGGCTCGTTCGACGACGACGCCGACTTCGACAAACTCTCCGAGACCCTGGACCAGCTGCGCGAGCGCAACGGCATCCAGGGCAACACGGCCTTCTACTTCTCGATCCCGCCGGCCGCCTTCCCGCTGGTGCTCAACCAGCTGAACCGGACCGGCCTGGCGGACAGCGCGAAACTCGGCGGCTGGCGCCGGGTGGTGGTGGAGAAGCCGTTCGGCAACGACCTGCAGACCGCGGTCGCGCTGAACGCGCTGGTCGACGACGTGTTCAACCCCGCCGACGTCTACCGGATCGACCACTACCTGGGCAAGGAGACGGTCCAGAACATCCTGGCCCTGCGCTTCGCCAACAGCCTGTTCGAGCCGGTGTGGAATTCCAAGTACGTCGACTCGGTGCAGATCACCATGGCCGAGGACGTCGGCATCGGCACCCGGGCCGCCTTCTACGACGCCTCCGGCGCCGCCCGCGACGTGCTGCAGAACCACCTGCTGCAGCTGCTCGCGCTGGTCGGCATGGAGGAGCCGACGAGCTTCGACCCGCAGGAGGTGCGGGCCGAGAAGCTGAAGGTGCTCAAGGCGATCAGCCTGCCGGCCGACATCGCGTCCGGCTCGGTCCGCGGCCAATACCTGCCGGGCTGGGTCGCCGGCGAGCGCGCGGTGGGCTACCTGGAGGAGAAGAACATCCCGGCCGACTCGACGACCGAGACGTACGTCGCGGTCCGGCTCGGCATCCAGAACCGGCGCTGGGCCGGCGTGCCGTTCTACGTCCGGGTCGGCAAGCGGATGCCGCGGCGGGTCACCGAGATCGCGATCCTGTTCAAGAAGGCGCCGCACCTGCCGTTCGACCCGGCCGACGTGGAGATGCTGGGCAACAACCAGCTGGTCATCCGGGTCCAGCCGGACGAGGGCGTGGTGCTCAAGTTCGGATCGAAGGTGCCCGGCACGGCCATGGAGGTCCGCGACATCGCGATGGACTTCCAGTACGGCGAGGCGTTCACCGAGTCCAGCCCCGAGGCGTACGAACGCCTGGTCCTCGACGTCCTGATCGGCGACCGCACGCTGTTCCCGGACGCCGCCGAGGTGGAGCAGTCCTGGCGGGTCATCGACCCGCTGGAGGCCGCCTGGGCGGGTACCACGCCGGAGCCGTACCGCGCCGGCGAGTGGGGTCCGCGGGCCTCCGACGAGTTGCTGGAACGCGAAGGCCGTGCCTGGAGGCGAGCATGA
- the whiA gene encoding DNA-binding protein WhiA, with product MAMTAAVKDELSRVDVPKPCCRRAEMASLLRFAGGLHIVSGRVVVEAELDTGAVARRLRREIADVYGYPSEVHVLASGGLRKGSHYIVRIVKDGEALARQTGLLDVRGRPVRGLPPHVVSANVCCAVAAWRGAFMAHGSLTEPGRSSALEITCPGPEAALALRGAARRIGITAKEREVRGVDRVVIKDGDAIAALLTRIGAHSSVLAWEERRVRREVRATANRLANFDDANLRRSARAAVAAAARVTRALEILAEDAPNHLTSAGRLRLEHRQASLEELGALADPPLTKDAIAGRIRRLLALADKRARDLGIPDTEAAVTPEMMAC from the coding sequence ATGGCGATGACGGCAGCGGTCAAGGACGAGCTGAGCCGGGTCGACGTGCCCAAGCCCTGCTGTCGCCGGGCGGAGATGGCGTCCCTGCTCCGGTTCGCCGGCGGGCTGCACATCGTCTCCGGCCGGGTGGTCGTCGAGGCGGAGCTGGACACCGGCGCGGTGGCCCGGCGGCTGCGCCGGGAGATCGCCGACGTGTACGGCTACCCCAGCGAGGTGCACGTGCTGGCCTCCGGCGGCCTGCGCAAGGGCAGCCACTACATCGTCCGGATCGTCAAGGACGGCGAGGCTCTGGCCCGGCAGACCGGCCTGCTCGACGTGCGTGGCCGGCCGGTCCGCGGCCTGCCCCCGCACGTGGTCTCGGCGAACGTCTGCTGCGCGGTGGCCGCCTGGCGGGGTGCCTTCATGGCGCACGGCTCGCTCACCGAGCCGGGCCGGTCCAGCGCGCTGGAGATCACCTGCCCGGGCCCGGAGGCGGCGCTCGCGCTGCGCGGCGCGGCCCGCCGGATCGGGATCACCGCCAAGGAGCGCGAGGTCCGCGGTGTCGACCGGGTGGTGATCAAGGACGGCGACGCGATCGCCGCTCTGCTCACCCGGATCGGCGCGCACTCCAGCGTCCTGGCCTGGGAGGAGCGGAGGGTACGCCGTGAGGTGCGGGCCACCGCGAACCGGCTGGCCAACTTCGACGACGCGAACCTGCGCCGGTCGGCCCGCGCCGCCGTGGCCGCCGCCGCCCGGGTCACCCGCGCGCTGGAGATCCTGGCCGAGGACGCGCCCAACCACCTGACCTCGGCCGGCCGGCTGCGGCTGGAGCACCGGCAGGCCTCGCTGGAGGAGCTGGGCGCGTTGGCCGACCCGCCGCTGACCAAGGACGCGATCGCCGGCCGGATCCGCCGCCTGCTCGCGCTGGCCGACAAGCGGGCCCGGGATCTCGGCATCCCCGACACGGAGGCGGCGGTCACCCCCGAGATGATGGCCTGCTAG
- a CDS encoding glucose-6-phosphate dehydrogenase assembly protein OpcA has protein sequence MIGLWDTTGNEVVKALAAERRSAGGVASGLALTLIAVVEEKKVREAEAAATIAAAAHPCRVLIVVRSDLDGRSRLDAEIVVGGRLGPAEAVVMRMYGRLALHAESVVIPLLAPDVPVVTWWHEEPPDSIANDFLGVVSERRITDSAQAPDPVAALRQRAADYAPGDTDLTWTRITLWRTLVAGAFDTTEARVTGARIVAPEKDPTAWLMLGWLKSRLGIEPVLEHTDRAPRMHSVELQCENGDCVRVTREEGTALFSRTGQEDRYMPLPKRPVGDELAEELRRLDADQIYAEALGAMAGLSGLDNRPAARVHVWKDPALAARAASTTDAMAG, from the coding sequence ATGATCGGGCTGTGGGACACCACCGGCAACGAGGTGGTCAAGGCGCTGGCCGCGGAGCGGCGCAGCGCCGGCGGCGTGGCCTCCGGGCTGGCGCTCACGCTGATCGCGGTGGTCGAGGAGAAGAAGGTCCGGGAGGCCGAGGCGGCCGCCACGATAGCGGCGGCGGCCCACCCGTGCCGGGTGCTGATCGTGGTCCGCTCCGACCTGGACGGCCGCAGCCGGCTGGACGCGGAGATCGTGGTCGGCGGCCGGCTGGGCCCGGCCGAGGCGGTCGTGATGCGGATGTACGGGCGGCTCGCGCTGCACGCCGAGTCGGTGGTCATCCCGCTGCTCGCGCCGGACGTCCCGGTGGTCACCTGGTGGCACGAGGAGCCGCCGGACTCGATCGCCAACGACTTCCTGGGTGTCGTCTCGGAACGCCGGATCACCGACAGCGCGCAGGCGCCCGACCCGGTGGCCGCGCTGCGCCAGCGGGCGGCCGACTATGCCCCCGGTGACACCGACCTCACCTGGACCCGGATCACGCTGTGGCGCACCCTGGTGGCCGGCGCCTTCGACACCACCGAGGCCCGGGTGACCGGCGCCCGGATCGTGGCCCCGGAGAAGGACCCGACCGCGTGGCTGATGCTCGGCTGGCTCAAGTCCCGACTGGGCATCGAGCCGGTGCTGGAGCACACCGACCGCGCCCCGCGGATGCACTCGGTGGAGCTGCAGTGCGAGAACGGCGACTGTGTCCGGGTCACCCGCGAGGAGGGCACCGCGCTGTTCAGCCGCACCGGTCAGGAGGACCGGTACATGCCGCTGCCGAAGCGGCCGGTCGGTGACGAGCTCGCCGAGGAGCTGCGCCGGCTGGACGCGGACCAGATCTACGCCGAGGCGCTGGGGGCGATGGCGGGGCTGTCCGGGCTGGACAACCGGCCGGCGGCCCGGGTGCACGTGTGGAAGGACCCGGCACTGGCGGCGCGGGCGGCCAGCACCACCGACGCGATGGCCGGCTAG
- the tpiA gene encoding triose-phosphate isomerase, translated as MGDVTRKPIIAGNWKMNLNHYEANLLVQKLAASLTGEQLDRVEAVVLPPFTDLRTVQTAIEGDKLTIRYGAQDISKHASGAYTGEIAGSMLAKLGCTYVVIGHSERREYHEESDELINAKIKAAFAAGLTPIFCVGEGLAVREESGHVAHCTAQVDAGLDGLKEDQIKQIVIAYEPVWAIGTGKTATPDDAQEVCGAIRARLTEKFGADVAEAVRIQYGGSVKAANIAQIMAQPDVDGALVGGASLDAEEFASIVRFPEHVAR; from the coding sequence ATGGGTGACGTGACCCGCAAGCCGATCATCGCCGGCAACTGGAAGATGAACCTCAACCACTACGAGGCGAATCTGCTGGTCCAGAAGCTGGCGGCGAGCCTGACCGGCGAGCAGCTCGACAGGGTGGAGGCGGTCGTGCTGCCGCCGTTCACCGACCTGCGCACCGTGCAGACCGCGATCGAGGGCGACAAGCTCACGATCCGGTACGGCGCCCAGGACATCTCGAAGCACGCTTCCGGCGCGTACACCGGGGAGATCGCCGGCTCGATGCTGGCGAAGCTGGGCTGCACCTACGTGGTGATCGGCCACTCCGAGCGCCGGGAGTACCACGAGGAGTCCGACGAGCTGATCAACGCGAAGATCAAGGCGGCCTTCGCGGCCGGCCTGACCCCGATCTTCTGCGTCGGTGAGGGCCTGGCCGTCCGTGAGGAGTCCGGCCACGTCGCGCACTGCACCGCGCAGGTCGACGCCGGCCTGGACGGGCTCAAGGAAGACCAGATCAAGCAGATCGTCATCGCGTACGAGCCGGTCTGGGCGATCGGCACCGGCAAGACCGCGACGCCGGACGACGCGCAGGAGGTGTGCGGAGCGATCCGTGCCCGCCTGACCGAGAAGTTCGGCGCCGACGTGGCCGAGGCGGTCCGCATCCAGTACGGCGGATCGGTCAAGGCCGCGAACATCGCCCAGATCATGGCGCAGCCGGACGTCGACGGCGCCCTGGTCGGCGGCGCCAGCCTGGACGCCGAGGAGTTCGCCTCCATCGTGCGATTCCCGGAGCACGTCGCACGCTGA
- the pgk gene encoding phosphoglycerate kinase: protein MILKTLDDLLGEGVSGRRVFVRADLNVPFDKSNPGVISDDGRARAVLPTLIALRDAGAKVIVASHLGRPKGAPDPKYTLAPVAARLGELLGSDVLFAEDTVGPSASAAVQALQDGQVLLLENLRFNEGETAKDDAVRGAFADQLAAFADFYVDDAFGAVHRKHASVYDVAARLPHFAGGLVVKEVEVLRKVSETPEKPYVVVLGGSKVSDKLAVIQALLPKVDKLLVGGGMCFTFLKAQGHEVGKSLLEDEMVAVCADLLEQAQGRIVLPVDVVAATEFSADAQHDVVAASAIPADRLGLDIGPKSTELFASAIAGAKTVFWNGPMGVFELAPFAAGTRGVAEAITKIDGFSVVGGGDSAAAVRTLGLDETAFGHISTGGGASLEYLEGKTLPGVAALEK, encoded by the coding sequence CTGATCTTGAAGACTCTCGACGACCTGCTCGGCGAGGGTGTCTCGGGTCGGCGCGTCTTCGTGCGCGCCGACCTGAACGTGCCCTTCGACAAGAGCAACCCGGGCGTCATCAGCGACGACGGCCGCGCCCGCGCGGTGCTGCCGACGCTGATCGCCCTGCGTGACGCGGGCGCCAAGGTGATCGTGGCGTCCCACCTGGGCCGCCCGAAGGGCGCGCCGGACCCGAAGTACACGCTCGCGCCGGTCGCCGCCCGTCTGGGTGAGCTGCTGGGGTCGGACGTGCTCTTCGCCGAGGACACCGTCGGCCCGTCCGCGTCGGCTGCCGTGCAGGCGCTGCAGGACGGCCAGGTGCTGCTCCTGGAGAACCTGCGGTTCAACGAGGGCGAGACCGCGAAGGACGACGCGGTTCGCGGGGCGTTCGCCGACCAGCTGGCGGCGTTCGCCGACTTCTACGTCGACGATGCCTTCGGCGCCGTGCACCGCAAGCACGCCTCGGTGTACGACGTCGCGGCCCGCCTGCCGCACTTCGCGGGTGGCCTGGTCGTCAAGGAGGTCGAGGTCCTCCGCAAGGTGTCCGAGACCCCCGAGAAGCCGTACGTCGTGGTGCTCGGCGGCTCGAAGGTCTCCGACAAGCTCGCCGTGATCCAGGCGCTGCTGCCGAAGGTGGACAAGCTCCTCGTCGGTGGCGGGATGTGCTTCACCTTCCTCAAGGCCCAGGGCCACGAGGTCGGGAAGTCACTGCTCGAGGACGAGATGGTGGCCGTCTGCGCCGATCTGCTGGAGCAGGCGCAGGGCCGGATCGTCCTGCCCGTCGACGTCGTCGCGGCCACGGAGTTCTCCGCGGACGCGCAGCACGACGTGGTCGCGGCGTCCGCGATCCCGGCCGACCGCCTGGGCCTCGACATCGGCCCGAAGTCGACGGAGCTGTTCGCGTCGGCGATCGCCGGTGCGAAGACCGTGTTCTGGAACGGCCCGATGGGCGTCTTCGAGCTCGCCCCGTTCGCCGCCGGCACCCGCGGCGTCGCCGAGGCGATCACCAAGATCGACGGCTTCTCGGTCGTCGGCGGCGGCGACTCGGCCGCCGCGGTCCGCACGCTGGGCCTGGACGAGACCGCGTTCGGCCACATCTCCACCGGCGGGGGCGCGTCCCTGGAGTACCTCGAAGGCAAGACGCTGCCGGGCGTCGCCGCTCTGGAGAAGTGA
- the secG gene encoding preprotein translocase subunit SecG, translating to MPIGFAYTLIVLLIITSILLTLLILLHRGKGGGMSSMFGGGVTSSLAGSSVAEKNLDRYTVLVGVLWFACIVGMGFWLKSKTGS from the coding sequence ATGCCGATCGGATTCGCGTACACGTTGATCGTGTTGCTGATCATCACCAGCATTCTGCTGACCCTGCTGATCCTGCTGCACCGCGGCAAGGGCGGCGGCATGTCCAGCATGTTCGGCGGCGGCGTGACCTCCAGCCTGGCCGGCTCCTCGGTCGCGGAGAAGAACCTGGACCGCTACACGGTCCTGGTCGGCGTCCTCTGGTTCGCGTGCATCGTGGGCATGGGTTTCTGGCTGAAGAGCAAGACGGGTTCCTGA
- the pgl gene encoding 6-phosphogluconolactonase translates to MSETLVVVVPDADILASTVAARLVVRIIDAQAARGSASVVLTGGRVAAKVLRQLGELPAAAAIDWSRVDLWWGDERFLPAGDPDRNETQAREAVLDALPLDPARVHAMPATDGPDGDDADAAAARYAAEVTAAGAHFDVLMLGVGEDGHVASLFPGHPVLAAQGVAVATYDSPKPPPTRITLTLDTIRRAGEVWLVAAGPDKAEPIGAALRGADLPAAHAVGVHRTLFLLDQAAAAKR, encoded by the coding sequence GTGAGTGAGACCTTGGTCGTGGTGGTCCCGGACGCCGACATCCTGGCGTCCACGGTGGCGGCCCGGCTGGTCGTCCGGATCATCGACGCGCAGGCCGCCCGCGGCTCGGCGAGCGTGGTGCTGACCGGCGGCCGGGTGGCCGCCAAGGTGCTGCGCCAGCTGGGTGAGCTGCCGGCCGCCGCGGCGATCGACTGGTCCCGGGTGGACCTGTGGTGGGGCGACGAGCGTTTCCTGCCGGCCGGCGACCCGGACCGCAACGAGACCCAGGCGCGCGAGGCGGTCCTGGACGCGCTGCCGCTCGACCCGGCCCGGGTGCACGCCATGCCGGCCACCGACGGCCCGGACGGCGACGACGCGGACGCGGCCGCCGCCCGGTACGCGGCCGAGGTGACCGCCGCGGGCGCGCACTTCGACGTGCTGATGCTGGGCGTGGGCGAGGACGGCCACGTGGCGTCCCTGTTCCCCGGGCACCCGGTGCTGGCCGCCCAGGGCGTGGCGGTCGCCACGTACGACAGCCCGAAGCCGCCGCCGACCCGGATCACCCTGACCCTGGACACCATCCGGCGGGCCGGCGAGGTGTGGCTGGTGGCGGCCGGCCCGGACAAGGCGGAACCGATCGGCGCCGCACTGCGGGGCGCTGACCTGCCGGCCGCGCACGCCGTCGGCGTACACCGGACGCTGTTCCTTCTTGACCAGGCCGCCGCCGCGAAGCGCTAA
- the tal gene encoding transaldolase: protein MTDRLAELSAQGVAVWLDDLSRVRLTSGSLDKMRREQHMVGVTTNPSIFQKALSDADAYDEQLRDLAAQRVTVEEAVRLMTAADVRAAADVLRPAYDASDGVDGRVSIEVDPRKAHEAEATVAEAKTLWWLVDRPNLYIKIPATMDGLPAITATLAAGISVNVTLIFSLERYRAVMDAFLSGLEQAKANGHDLSKIGSVASFFVSRVDSEVDKRLDKIGSDEAKALKGKAAIANARLAYEAYEEVFGTDRWTALKQAGAHPQRPLWASTSTKNPDFPDTIYVEELIAPGTVNTMPESVIVAYADHGTTRGDTVTGNYADAKQVFADLAKVGVDFDDVVKVLEEEGVEKFESAWKDLLEGVTKSLKAAAGGAENPSDAA, encoded by the coding sequence ATGACCGACAGACTGGCAGAGCTGTCCGCGCAGGGTGTGGCGGTCTGGCTCGACGACCTCTCCCGGGTCCGCCTGACCAGCGGCTCGCTCGACAAGATGCGGCGTGAGCAGCACATGGTCGGGGTCACCACGAACCCGAGCATCTTCCAGAAGGCGCTGTCCGACGCGGACGCCTACGACGAACAGCTGCGCGACCTGGCCGCCCAGCGGGTCACCGTGGAGGAGGCGGTCCGGCTGATGACCGCCGCCGACGTGCGGGCCGCGGCCGACGTGCTGCGCCCGGCGTACGACGCGTCCGACGGCGTGGACGGCCGGGTCTCGATCGAGGTGGACCCGCGCAAGGCGCACGAGGCGGAGGCGACCGTCGCCGAGGCCAAGACCCTGTGGTGGCTCGTCGACCGGCCGAACCTGTACATCAAGATCCCGGCCACCATGGACGGCCTGCCGGCGATCACCGCGACCCTGGCCGCCGGGATCAGCGTCAACGTCACGCTGATCTTCTCGCTGGAGCGGTACCGCGCGGTGATGGACGCCTTCCTGTCCGGCCTGGAGCAGGCGAAGGCGAACGGCCACGACCTGTCCAAGATCGGCTCGGTCGCCTCGTTCTTCGTCTCCCGGGTGGACTCGGAGGTCGACAAGCGGCTCGACAAGATCGGCAGCGACGAGGCCAAGGCGCTCAAGGGCAAGGCCGCGATCGCCAACGCCCGGCTCGCCTACGAGGCGTACGAGGAGGTCTTCGGCACCGACCGGTGGACCGCCCTCAAGCAGGCCGGCGCGCACCCGCAGCGTCCGCTGTGGGCCTCCACCTCGACGAAGAACCCGGACTTCCCGGACACCATCTACGTCGAGGAGCTGATCGCGCCCGGCACGGTGAACACCATGCCCGAGTCGGTCATCGTGGCGTACGCCGACCACGGCACCACCCGCGGCGACACGGTCACCGGCAACTACGCCGACGCCAAGCAGGTCTTCGCCGACCTGGCGAAGGTCGGCGTGGACTTCGACGACGTGGTCAAGGTGCTCGAGGAGGAGGGCGTCGAGAAGTTCGAGTCGGCGTGGAAGGACCTGCTCGAGGGCGTCACCAAGTCACTGAAGGCGGCGGCCGGCGGCGCGGAGAACCCGAGCGACGCGGCCTGA
- a CDS encoding VOC family protein, whose translation MNWTLEVVVVPVSDIDRAKKFYAEQLGFTVDHDIVMGDQVRIVQITPPGSGCSIVIGKGAVPQMPAGSLRGLQLVVNDIEAAHAELVERGVGVSDVTTLGENPGPTPHPLDNVGFFFFEDPDGNSWAVQQISTRP comes from the coding sequence ATGAACTGGACTCTTGAGGTGGTCGTCGTTCCGGTGTCCGACATCGACCGGGCGAAGAAGTTCTATGCCGAGCAGCTCGGCTTCACCGTCGACCACGACATCGTGATGGGCGACCAGGTGCGGATCGTGCAGATCACCCCGCCGGGCAGCGGCTGCTCGATCGTGATCGGCAAGGGCGCGGTGCCGCAGATGCCGGCCGGCTCGCTGCGCGGCCTGCAACTGGTGGTCAACGACATCGAGGCGGCGCACGCCGAGCTGGTCGAGCGCGGGGTCGGGGTCAGCGACGTGACGACGCTGGGGGAGAACCCCGGCCCGACCCCGCATCCGCTGGACAACGTCGGGTTCTTCTTCTTCGAGGACCCGGACGGCAACAGCTGGGCGGTCCAGCAGATCTCGACCCGGCCTTAG
- the gap gene encoding type I glyceraldehyde-3-phosphate dehydrogenase, which translates to MTIRVGINGFGRIGRNFFRAALASGADIQIVGVNDLTDNATLAHLLKYDSILGRLPHEVKATADEITVGGNTFKAFAERDPNNLPWGDLGADVVIESTGFFTDATKAKAHIDKGAKKVIISAPAKNEDITIVMGVNDGLYDAAKHTIISNASCTTNCLAPMAKVLNDTIGIEKGLMTTIHAYTQDQNLQDGPHSDLRRARAAALNIVPTSTGAAKAVSLVLPELKGKLDGFALRVPIPTGSATDLTFTAARDTTVDEVNAAIKAAAEGALKGILVYTEDPIVSADIVTDPASCIFDAGLTKVIGGNQVKVVGWYDNEWGYSNRLVNLVQLVGA; encoded by the coding sequence GTGACCATCCGGGTTGGCATCAACGGCTTCGGCCGCATCGGTCGTAACTTCTTCCGGGCGGCGCTCGCCTCCGGGGCCGACATCCAGATCGTCGGCGTGAACGACCTGACCGACAACGCCACGCTGGCGCACCTGCTCAAGTACGACAGCATCCTGGGCCGTCTGCCGCACGAGGTGAAGGCCACCGCCGACGAGATCACCGTCGGTGGCAACACCTTCAAGGCGTTCGCCGAGCGCGACCCGAACAACCTGCCGTGGGGCGACCTGGGTGCCGACGTCGTGATCGAGTCGACCGGCTTCTTCACCGACGCCACCAAGGCCAAGGCGCACATCGACAAGGGCGCCAAGAAGGTCATCATCTCGGCTCCGGCCAAGAACGAGGACATCACGATCGTGATGGGTGTCAACGACGGCCTGTACGACGCCGCCAAGCACACGATCATCTCGAACGCGTCCTGCACCACCAACTGCCTCGCCCCGATGGCGAAGGTCCTGAACGACACGATCGGGATCGAAAAGGGTCTGATGACCACGATCCACGCGTACACCCAGGACCAGAACCTGCAGGACGGCCCGCACAGCGACCTGCGTCGCGCCCGCGCCGCCGCGCTGAACATCGTGCCCACCTCGACCGGTGCCGCCAAGGCCGTCAGCCTGGTGCTCCCCGAGCTCAAGGGCAAGCTGGACGGCTTCGCGCTGCGCGTGCCGATCCCGACCGGCTCGGCCACCGACCTGACCTTCACCGCCGCCCGGGACACCACGGTCGACGAGGTCAACGCCGCGATCAAGGCCGCCGCCGAGGGCGCGCTCAAGGGCATCCTGGTCTACACCGAGGACCCGATCGTGTCGGCCGACATCGTCACCGACCCGGCCTCCTGCATCTTCGACGCCGGCCTGACCAAGGTCATCGGCGGCAACCAGGTCAAGGTCGTCGGCTGGTACGACAACGAGTGGGGCTACTCGAACCGCCTCGTCAACCTGGTCCAGCTCGTCGGAGCCTGA
- a CDS encoding RNA polymerase-binding protein RbpA: MSSGSAIRGSRIGSSPMRPDERTEPAPRRQVKYFCAAGHDSLIWFAAEAPAPDTWDCPRCGQPAGLDRERPPGRSRTEPYKSHLAYVKERRSEEDGAAILEEALAKLRQRRGR, encoded by the coding sequence GTGTCCAGTGGCAGCGCCATTCGTGGCAGCCGCATCGGCTCCAGCCCGATGCGCCCCGACGAGCGCACCGAGCCCGCCCCGCGCCGGCAGGTGAAATACTTCTGCGCCGCGGGCCATGACAGCCTCATCTGGTTCGCCGCCGAGGCGCCGGCCCCGGACACCTGGGACTGCCCCCGCTGCGGGCAGCCGGCCGGACTGGACCGGGAGCGGCCGCCGGGGCGCTCCCGCACCGAGCCGTACAAGTCGCACCTGGCCTATGTGAAGGAGCGCCGCTCGGAGGAGGACGGCGCCGCCATCCTCGAGGAGGCGCTCGCCAAGCTGCGCCAGCGCCGCGGCCGCTAG
- a CDS encoding N-acetyltransferase, translated as MSATIRAYRSSDLDAIYDICVRTGDAGRDARGKHSSDRLLGDIWAAPYVILEPEHAHVLDDGTGRAVGYIIGTADTEKFVRRYRDEWLPATADRLTGGDPRDELMLSLHRRPERMLHPALAAYPAHLHIDLLPEWQGRGQGRGLMAAFLAGLRAAGVSRVHLGMSPENQGAYAFYHRLGFRDLPVDDDPGALYLGRNTGPL; from the coding sequence GTGTCCGCAACGATTCGCGCCTACCGATCGAGCGACCTTGACGCCATCTACGACATCTGTGTCCGCACCGGCGACGCCGGGCGGGACGCCCGCGGGAAGCACAGCTCGGACCGCCTGCTCGGGGACATCTGGGCCGCGCCGTACGTGATCCTGGAGCCGGAGCACGCGCACGTGCTGGACGACGGGACCGGCCGGGCGGTCGGCTACATCATCGGCACCGCGGACACCGAGAAGTTCGTCCGCCGATACCGCGACGAGTGGCTGCCGGCCACCGCCGACCGGCTGACCGGCGGCGACCCGCGCGACGAGCTGATGCTGAGCCTGCACCGGCGCCCGGAGCGGATGCTGCACCCGGCGCTCGCCGCCTACCCCGCGCACCTGCACATCGACCTGCTGCCGGAATGGCAGGGCCGGGGGCAGGGGCGCGGGCTGATGGCGGCGTTCCTGGCCGGGCTACGGGCGGCCGGAGTGTCCCGGGTGCACCTGGGCATGTCCCCGGAGAACCAGGGGGCGTACGCGTTCTATCACCGGCTGGGTTTCCGCGACCTGCCGGTCGACGACGACCCGGGCGCGCTCTATCTGGGCCGGAACACGGGTCCGCTCTAG